From Amycolatopsis sp. YIM 10, the proteins below share one genomic window:
- a CDS encoding TetR/AcrR family transcriptional regulator, protein MSSARAPRADAQRNRDKLVQAARAAFATADDAVPLEGIARDAGVGIGTLYRHFPTREALVEAVYAAELDEVTGCVPALLSQLPPDAALRAWMQRYAAFVATKRGMAETLRAGWASGRISTPETRERITAAVATFLAGGAEAGSLRADVDPFDVTLMLLGILLATAGNDPDQTGRLLDLVMDALRAKPTG, encoded by the coding sequence TTGAGTTCCGCCCGCGCCCCCCGTGCCGACGCGCAGCGCAACCGCGACAAGCTCGTCCAGGCCGCCAGGGCCGCGTTCGCGACTGCCGACGACGCCGTGCCGCTCGAAGGCATCGCCCGCGACGCCGGTGTCGGCATCGGCACGCTGTACCGCCACTTCCCCACCCGAGAAGCCCTGGTGGAGGCCGTGTACGCGGCCGAACTCGACGAGGTCACCGGCTGTGTTCCCGCCCTGCTCAGCCAACTCCCGCCGGACGCGGCGCTGCGAGCGTGGATGCAGCGCTACGCCGCCTTCGTCGCGACGAAGCGCGGCATGGCCGAGACGCTCCGCGCCGGCTGGGCCTCGGGGCGCATCTCGACACCGGAGACCCGGGAACGGATCACCGCCGCCGTCGCCACATTCCTGGCCGGCGGCGCCGAAGCCGGCTCACTGCGCGCCGACGTCGACCCGTTCGACGTCACCTTGATGTTGCTGGGAATCCTCCTCGCCACCGCCGGCAACGACCCCGACCAGACCGGACGGCTACTCGACCTGGTCATGGACGCCCTGCGGGCAAAACCGACCGGCTGA
- a CDS encoding PucR family transcriptional regulator, translating to MTRNGGTITVAEVLRLPVLARGLPKVVTGQDKLEQPVRWVHVTEWDNPASALRGGELVLTTGIGFPPRLDEYAAELAEVGAAGVVLELGRRYRDVPHELVAAFRAHGVPLIVLHRGVKFVDVTLEVHGMILTGQVRTLRAAQRIHDTFTALSLRGADADEILRAAATMTGRAVVLENQAHQAMICAPVDRSLDDVLNLWERRSRATPSPQERSGICGPEGWLVTSVEFRGRRWGRLVMLAGSPDEQTVRTEHVMVIERAAVALTLARLTHEGGWEQRAHRDALLDLVEQRPLSWRDARARLSALGVPTRGRRLIVALVRADDRGELIDELRGRLEGTAVVGDLGPRGVGVLLVYREPGGWQRTAREISELTGTAVCVGSEVGELSEVARSCAEAEQVAEAIPPGGPPRFHTLADIGLSQLLYALRDDPRVQSYAERQLGPLIEYDEQHGTDLLTSLRHYLAAAGNKSIAAKRGHLSRQAFYQRLHLIDQILGGDLEAGEHRAELHVAVAALDAQRAHAARSTGAGVPDTG from the coding sequence GTGACCAGGAACGGCGGGACCATCACGGTGGCGGAGGTGCTGCGGCTGCCGGTGCTGGCACGCGGGTTGCCGAAGGTGGTGACCGGTCAGGACAAGCTCGAGCAGCCGGTGCGCTGGGTGCACGTGACCGAGTGGGACAACCCGGCGTCCGCGCTGCGTGGCGGTGAGCTGGTGCTGACCACCGGCATCGGCTTCCCGCCGAGGCTCGACGAGTACGCGGCCGAACTCGCCGAGGTCGGGGCGGCCGGGGTGGTGCTCGAGCTGGGGCGCCGGTACCGGGACGTGCCGCACGAGCTGGTGGCCGCGTTCCGCGCGCACGGCGTGCCGCTGATCGTGCTGCACCGCGGGGTCAAGTTCGTGGACGTGACGCTGGAAGTGCACGGGATGATCCTGACCGGCCAGGTGCGCACCCTGCGGGCCGCGCAGCGCATCCACGACACGTTCACCGCGCTTTCGCTGCGTGGCGCCGATGCCGACGAGATCCTGCGGGCGGCCGCGACCATGACCGGGCGCGCGGTGGTGCTGGAGAACCAGGCGCACCAGGCGATGATCTGCGCGCCGGTGGACCGCTCGCTGGACGACGTGCTGAACCTGTGGGAACGGCGTTCCCGCGCGACCCCGTCGCCGCAGGAGCGCAGCGGTATCTGCGGTCCGGAGGGCTGGCTGGTCACCTCGGTCGAGTTCCGCGGCAGGCGCTGGGGCAGGCTGGTGATGCTGGCGGGCAGCCCGGACGAGCAGACCGTGCGCACCGAGCACGTGATGGTCATCGAACGCGCCGCGGTGGCACTCACCCTGGCCCGGCTGACCCACGAGGGCGGGTGGGAACAGCGGGCACACCGGGACGCTCTGCTCGACCTGGTCGAGCAACGGCCGCTGTCCTGGCGTGACGCGCGTGCCCGGCTGAGTGCGCTCGGGGTGCCGACCAGGGGCCGCAGACTGATCGTCGCCCTGGTCCGCGCGGACGACCGTGGCGAGCTGATCGACGAACTGCGCGGACGGCTCGAGGGCACCGCGGTCGTCGGCGACCTCGGGCCACGCGGGGTCGGCGTGCTGCTGGTGTACCGGGAACCCGGCGGGTGGCAGCGGACGGCGCGGGAGATCAGCGAACTCACCGGGACGGCGGTCTGCGTCGGGTCCGAGGTGGGTGAACTGTCCGAAGTGGCCCGCTCGTGCGCGGAGGCCGAGCAGGTCGCCGAGGCGATCCCGCCGGGTGGGCCGCCGCGCTTCCACACACTCGCCGACATCGGCCTGTCCCAGCTGCTGTACGCGCTGCGTGACGATCCGCGGGTGCAGTCGTACGCCGAACGGCAGCTCGGCCCGCTGATCGAATACGACGAGCAGCACGGCACGGACCTGCTCACCAGCCTGCGCCACTACCTCGCGGCCGCCGGGAACAAGTCGATCGCGGCGAAGCGCGGGCACCTTTCCCGGCAGGCGTTCTATCAGCGCCTGCACCTGATCGACCAGATACTCGGCGGCGACCTGGAAGCCGGTGAGCACCGCGCCGAACTGCACGTCGCGGTCGCGGCACTGGACGCCCAGCGTGCCCACGCGGCGAGATCGACCGGCGCCGGGGTGCCGGACACGGGCTGA
- a CDS encoding phosphodiester glycosidase family protein, with the protein MFGVVGRPVVAGLLAVTMAGAVPGVGTAGADEPAPIRDWPRTEVAPGVTLYQGESRGRPGADFWTVTVRFAAPAGPEHLAGESDARALAGKLHAAGFETRVERVDWPAGADAAPGAVGWRVRTGSFGGRDEAAALERDVDAAGFDALAEWTGADATPGTGIARISVAVIDPKVFRGELTASYGTAVAGREKLTDMSARRDAVFGVNAGFFVMEGKDGIPGASAGIAAYHGELQSAATNGRVALVLRGDGLRPRVAKLSAGITASARGQQRLIDGINRLPGTVRNCGGVGGDTPTERPLHDVTCTDPDELVLFTDELGAATPTGEGVEAVRDQTGRVLEVRPAGGPIPVGGTVVQGIGEAAGWLTANARPGEPLLVDQRVRDETGAPVRLGPSDDIVNGGPELVRDGRIRINLREDGIVHDTPSFAYTWGLKRNPRSVIGVDRRGRILVATTAGRMPGFSDGWGLREAAEFARALGAVDAMALDGGGSAGMVVDDRMVTTPSDAAGERAIGDALFLLRR; encoded by the coding sequence ATGTTCGGAGTTGTTGGGCGGCCCGTGGTCGCGGGGCTGCTCGCGGTGACCATGGCCGGGGCTGTTCCCGGCGTCGGCACCGCCGGTGCCGACGAGCCGGCCCCGATCCGGGACTGGCCGCGTACCGAGGTAGCCCCTGGAGTGACCCTGTACCAGGGGGAATCGCGCGGCCGGCCCGGCGCCGATTTCTGGACCGTGACGGTTCGGTTCGCCGCCCCGGCAGGTCCGGAGCACTTGGCCGGTGAGTCCGACGCGCGAGCTTTGGCGGGCAAGCTGCACGCCGCCGGGTTCGAGACGCGGGTCGAGCGCGTCGACTGGCCCGCCGGTGCCGATGCCGCCCCAGGCGCGGTCGGGTGGCGGGTCCGCACGGGCTCGTTCGGTGGTCGCGACGAGGCCGCGGCGCTGGAGCGTGACGTGGACGCCGCCGGCTTCGACGCCCTCGCCGAGTGGACCGGCGCGGATGCCACGCCGGGCACGGGCATCGCCCGGATCAGCGTCGCCGTCATCGACCCGAAGGTGTTCCGCGGTGAACTGACCGCGAGCTATGGAACGGCGGTCGCCGGGCGCGAAAAGCTGACGGACATGTCCGCCCGGCGGGATGCCGTTTTCGGGGTCAACGCCGGGTTCTTCGTGATGGAGGGCAAGGACGGCATTCCCGGGGCCTCCGCGGGCATCGCCGCGTACCACGGTGAGCTGCAAAGTGCCGCGACCAACGGGCGCGTCGCGCTCGTGCTCCGTGGCGACGGTTTGCGTCCGCGGGTGGCGAAGCTGTCGGCCGGCATCACCGCCTCGGCCCGCGGGCAGCAGCGGCTCATCGACGGGATCAACCGCCTGCCCGGCACGGTCCGCAATTGCGGCGGCGTCGGTGGCGACACCCCCACCGAACGGCCGCTGCACGACGTGACCTGCACCGATCCGGACGAACTCGTGCTGTTCACCGACGAACTCGGCGCCGCTACCCCGACCGGCGAAGGTGTGGAGGCGGTACGCGACCAGACCGGCCGGGTCCTCGAGGTTCGGCCGGCGGGCGGCCCGATCCCGGTGGGCGGCACCGTCGTGCAGGGCATCGGCGAGGCGGCCGGCTGGCTGACCGCCAACGCGCGGCCGGGCGAGCCGCTGCTGGTCGATCAGCGGGTCCGCGACGAAACCGGTGCGCCGGTGCGGCTGGGGCCGAGTGACGACATCGTCAACGGCGGGCCGGAACTCGTCCGCGACGGCCGGATCCGGATCAACCTGCGGGAGGACGGGATCGTCCACGACACCCCGTCCTTCGCCTACACCTGGGGGCTCAAGCGGAATCCGAGGAGCGTCATCGGCGTCGACCGGCGGGGCCGGATCCTCGTGGCGACCACCGCGGGGCGGATGCCGGGCTTCAGCGACGGGTGGGGTCTGCGGGAGGCCGCCGAGTTCGCCCGCGCGCTGGGCGCCGTCGACGCGATGGCGCTGGACGGCGGCGGCTCGGCCGGGATGGTGGTCGACGACCGCATGGTGACCACGCCCTCCGACGCCGCCGGCGAACGCGCCATCGGCGACGCGTTGTTCCTGCTGCGCCGCTGA
- a CDS encoding aldo/keto reductase: MTADPIPAGTTRAGGTGTLGDHPVSRIGYGAMQLERLHNDRPAAIALLRRAVELGVDHVDTAQFYGNGFVNGLIRDAFRPEDGVVVVSKVGADPNPGGPVPLRPAQRPEQLRASVEDNLTALGVDRIPVVNLRRLDTGPGLRAEGDQVVDLDDQLAVMTALRDEGKIGAIGLSSVTLDGLRQALPAGIACVQNAYSLVARGDEDMLRLCVDEDIAWVPFFPLGGAFPGMPKVTDDPAVTDVAHALGHTPAQIGLAWLLHHAPNVLLIPGTANADHLEANITAGTITFDDSTLAALDAVRSRSTDVPLG; this comes from the coding sequence ATGACCGCGGACCCCATCCCCGCCGGCACCACGCGCGCCGGGGGCACCGGAACGCTCGGCGACCACCCGGTGTCCCGCATCGGATACGGCGCGATGCAGCTGGAGCGCCTGCACAACGACCGCCCCGCCGCGATCGCCCTGCTGCGCCGCGCGGTGGAACTCGGCGTCGACCACGTCGACACCGCCCAGTTCTACGGCAACGGCTTCGTCAACGGGCTCATCCGCGACGCGTTCCGCCCCGAGGACGGCGTGGTGGTCGTCAGCAAGGTCGGTGCGGACCCCAATCCCGGCGGTCCCGTCCCACTGCGCCCGGCCCAGCGCCCCGAGCAACTGAGGGCGAGCGTCGAGGACAACCTCACCGCCCTCGGCGTCGACCGGATCCCGGTGGTGAACCTGCGCCGCCTGGACACCGGGCCGGGCCTGCGGGCCGAAGGCGACCAGGTGGTCGACCTCGACGACCAGCTCGCGGTGATGACCGCGCTGCGCGACGAGGGCAAGATCGGCGCGATCGGCCTGAGCAGCGTCACCCTGGACGGACTGCGCCAGGCCCTTCCCGCCGGGATCGCCTGTGTCCAGAACGCCTACAGCCTGGTGGCCCGCGGTGATGAGGACATGCTCCGGCTCTGCGTCGACGAGGACATCGCCTGGGTACCGTTCTTCCCGCTGGGCGGCGCCTTTCCCGGCATGCCGAAGGTGACCGACGACCCCGCTGTCACCGACGTCGCGCACGCCCTCGGCCACACGCCCGCACAGATCGGCCTCGCCTGGCTGCTGCACCACGCGCCGAACGTGTTGCTCATCCCCGGAACCGCGAACGCCGACCACCTCGAAGCCAACATCACCGCGGGCACGATCACCTTCGACGACAGCACCCTCGCCGCGCTGGACGCGGTCCGATCACGTTCCACCGACGTGCCGCTCGGCTGA
- a CDS encoding malonic semialdehyde reductase, with amino-acid sequence MTTFDTVPLELEPRAQDLLFREARTANSFTGEPVTDGQLRAIYDLLRWAPTSANTQPLRIVAIRGEDAKARLMPLLDERNRAKTESAPITLLLAADREFDEHLPRLMPYAPEARAMFADPRLRATAADYNATLQAGYTILAVRAAGLAAGPMLGFDHAGVDAEFFPDGRHHAVLVMNVGKPGPGAWYDRLPRLEYDEVVSVL; translated from the coding sequence ATGACCACGTTCGACACGGTTCCGCTGGAACTGGAGCCCCGGGCACAGGACCTGCTGTTCCGGGAAGCCCGCACGGCGAACAGCTTCACCGGCGAGCCGGTGACCGACGGACAGCTGCGTGCGATCTACGACCTGCTGCGGTGGGCGCCGACCTCGGCCAACACCCAGCCGCTGCGGATCGTCGCGATCCGCGGTGAGGACGCGAAAGCGCGGCTGATGCCGTTGCTGGACGAGCGGAACCGCGCCAAGACCGAGTCCGCGCCGATCACCCTGCTGCTCGCGGCGGACCGGGAGTTCGACGAGCACCTGCCGCGGTTGATGCCGTACGCGCCGGAGGCACGGGCGATGTTCGCGGACCCGCGGCTGCGCGCGACGGCGGCGGACTACAACGCGACGCTGCAAGCCGGTTACACCATCCTGGCCGTTCGCGCGGCAGGGCTGGCGGCCGGGCCGATGCTGGGCTTCGACCACGCCGGTGTCGACGCCGAGTTCTTCCCGGACGGCAGGCACCACGCCGTGCTGGTGATGAACGTGGGGAAGCCGGGGCCGGGAGCGTGGTACGACCGGTTGCCACGGCTCGAATACGACGAGGTCGTTTCCGTGCTCTGA
- the menD gene encoding 2-succinyl-5-enolpyruvyl-6-hydroxy-3-cyclohexene-1-carboxylic-acid synthase, which produces MNPSTVQATVIVDELVRCGVRDAVLCPGSRNAPLSFALHAADAEGRLRLHVRVDERGAGFLAVGLGLRSRRAVPVVCTSGTAVANLHPAVLEASYNGAPLVAITTDRPIELHGTGAGQTIEQAGLFGHAVRATEQLAIAERRAGQHGRWRSTVDRVVASALGTLSGDSGPAQLNVPFREPLVPDHEGDWPEPVTGRDGGKPWSGIAPRFEHLEPAELDPDASTLVIAGQGAHGPVPPELPVLAEPGSELWHRSLRTGMWLLPAALSGEAPWLFPDQVVVLGRPTMHRSVQRLLADERVAVFAVPPASAGRVRPQWTDLAGSVRGVGALPKSWAPHPAFGARWQHTDNTASHLLDASLDAEPWATGPALAASVVAALPADSLLFAGPSNPVRDIALAARPRDDVTVIGNRGVAGIDGVVSAAIGASLAHHGPGYALMGDLTFLHDAGGLLLGPDEPRPDLTIVVANDNGGSVFATLEQGAPEHAGAFERIFGTPLNADLSALCRAVGVEHTLATGTGDLLGALRPGRGPRVVEVPVNRSDRRALHHRLRAAVTRFS; this is translated from the coding sequence GTGAATCCGTCAACCGTGCAGGCCACCGTGATAGTGGACGAACTCGTCCGTTGTGGAGTGCGGGACGCCGTGCTGTGCCCCGGTTCGCGCAACGCCCCGCTCTCCTTCGCGCTCCACGCCGCCGACGCCGAAGGCAGGCTCCGGCTGCACGTGCGCGTGGACGAACGCGGTGCCGGATTCCTCGCCGTCGGGCTGGGCCTGCGTTCGCGTCGCGCGGTCCCGGTGGTGTGCACGTCGGGCACCGCGGTGGCCAACCTGCATCCGGCGGTGCTCGAGGCTTCCTACAACGGCGCTCCCCTGGTGGCGATCACCACCGACCGGCCGATCGAACTGCACGGCACCGGCGCCGGCCAGACGATCGAGCAGGCCGGCCTGTTCGGTCACGCGGTCCGCGCCACCGAGCAGCTGGCGATCGCGGAACGGCGGGCCGGTCAGCACGGCCGCTGGAGGTCCACTGTGGACAGGGTGGTGGCGAGCGCGCTGGGCACGTTGTCGGGCGATTCCGGCCCGGCACAGCTCAACGTCCCCTTCCGTGAACCACTCGTACCGGATCACGAAGGCGACTGGCCCGAACCGGTGACCGGCCGCGACGGCGGCAAGCCGTGGAGCGGCATCGCACCCCGGTTCGAACACCTCGAACCGGCCGAGCTGGATCCGGACGCTTCGACGCTGGTGATCGCGGGCCAGGGCGCGCACGGGCCCGTCCCGCCCGAACTCCCCGTGCTCGCCGAACCGGGATCCGAACTGTGGCACCGGTCCCTGCGCACCGGGATGTGGCTGCTGCCGGCGGCGTTGTCAGGAGAAGCACCCTGGTTGTTCCCCGACCAGGTGGTGGTACTCGGACGGCCGACGATGCACCGGTCGGTCCAGCGTCTGCTCGCCGACGAGCGCGTCGCGGTTTTCGCCGTGCCACCGGCTTCGGCGGGCCGAGTCCGTCCTCAGTGGACCGATCTGGCGGGTTCGGTCCGCGGTGTCGGCGCACTGCCGAAGTCGTGGGCACCGCACCCGGCCTTCGGCGCGAGGTGGCAGCACACCGACAACACGGCCTCGCACCTGCTCGATGCCTCACTCGACGCCGAACCGTGGGCGACGGGACCCGCGCTCGCCGCCTCGGTGGTCGCGGCGCTGCCCGCCGATTCCCTGCTGTTCGCCGGGCCGTCCAACCCGGTGCGCGATATCGCACTGGCCGCTCGCCCTCGCGACGATGTCACGGTGATCGGCAACCGTGGTGTGGCGGGCATCGACGGCGTGGTCTCCGCCGCGATCGGCGCTTCACTGGCGCACCACGGCCCTGGCTACGCCCTCATGGGCGACCTGACCTTTCTCCACGACGCCGGCGGGTTGCTGCTCGGCCCCGACGAACCGCGGCCCGACCTCACCATCGTGGTGGCCAACGACAACGGTGGCAGTGTCTTCGCCACGCTCGAACAGGGCGCGCCCGAGCACGCCGGCGCGTTCGAGCGGATCTTCGGCACGCCGCTGAACGCCGATCTTTCCGCGCTGTGCCGGGCCGTCGGCGTCGAACACACCCTGGCCACCGGCACCGGTGACCTCCTCGGCGCGTTGCGTCCCGGGCGCGGGCCACGCGTGGTGGAGGTGCCGGTGAACCGCAGCGACCGGCGCGCGCTGCACCATCGGCTGCGCGCGGCGGTAACGCGGTTCTCGTGA
- a CDS encoding response regulator transcription factor, with amino-acid sequence MNLLLLASEDPHEVLPALDLLPHRVRRAEPEDDFPVCDTVLLDARAPWTDAAALCARVRSAIPWATVIVVSSELSLESNGIGGDIDELILAGASPAEVEARLRLLRPRPAPAARDRGALVAGDLVVDDVSCTVRLSGRLLELTRKEYQLLRHLAQRPGRLVSRAELLTEIWTDDAICTERTVDVHILRLRDKLGPDHRTLIRTARGRGYKFVAGGTTASGHSRRN; translated from the coding sequence GTGAACCTGTTGTTGCTGGCTTCGGAAGACCCGCACGAGGTGCTCCCGGCGCTGGACCTGCTCCCGCACCGAGTGCGCCGCGCCGAACCCGAGGACGACTTCCCGGTCTGTGACACGGTCCTGCTGGACGCCCGTGCCCCGTGGACGGACGCGGCCGCGCTCTGCGCCAGGGTCCGGTCGGCGATTCCCTGGGCCACCGTGATCGTGGTGTCCTCCGAGCTGTCACTGGAAAGCAACGGCATCGGCGGCGACATCGACGAGCTGATCCTCGCCGGGGCGAGCCCGGCCGAGGTCGAGGCGCGCCTGCGCCTGCTGCGGCCGAGACCCGCTCCGGCGGCTCGCGATCGTGGTGCACTCGTGGCCGGTGATCTTGTCGTGGACGACGTTTCGTGCACCGTGCGGCTGTCCGGCCGCCTGCTGGAGCTGACCCGCAAGGAGTACCAGTTGCTGCGGCACCTCGCGCAGCGGCCGGGCCGGTTGGTCTCACGTGCCGAACTGCTGACCGAGATCTGGACCGACGACGCCATCTGCACCGAACGCACGGTGGACGTGCACATCCTGCGGCTTCGGGACAAGCTCGGGCCAGACCACCGCACGCTGATCCGCACCGCCCGAGGCCGTGGTTACAAGTTCGTCGCCGGTGGCACCACGGCTTCCGGCCACTCTCGGAGGAACTGA
- a CDS encoding VOC family protein, with amino-acid sequence MTRKVARLEGIPMSVRYQLVIDCADPGRQARFWAAALDYEFAPPPTGFATWGDYYRDLGLPEEEAVTGGADRISDPRGGGPAIWFQVVPDVKAVKNRLHIDIHASGERTDPLPTRKERVDAEAARLVGLGATVTGVMYQEGIDHYAVGMRDPEGNEFDIN; translated from the coding sequence ATGACGCGCAAAGTCGCGCGGCTGGAAGGGATCCCGATGTCCGTCCGCTACCAGTTGGTGATCGACTGCGCCGATCCCGGCCGCCAGGCCCGCTTCTGGGCTGCCGCATTGGATTACGAGTTCGCGCCGCCTCCCACCGGTTTCGCCACCTGGGGCGACTACTACCGCGACCTGGGGCTGCCGGAGGAAGAAGCGGTGACCGGCGGCGCGGACCGGATAAGCGACCCGCGGGGCGGTGGACCGGCCATCTGGTTCCAGGTGGTCCCGGACGTGAAGGCGGTGAAGAACCGGCTGCACATCGACATTCACGCCAGCGGCGAGCGGACGGACCCGCTCCCGACGCGGAAGGAGCGGGTGGACGCCGAAGCCGCCCGCCTGGTGGGTTTGGGCGCCACCGTCACCGGCGTGATGTACCAGGAGGGAATCGACCACTACGCGGTCGGCATGAGGGACCCCGAAGGAAACGAGTTCGACATCAACTGA
- a CDS encoding acyl-CoA dehydrogenase family protein, translated as MSLADTEIRGSEESIADRAGVLRPVLERDRAAGDRQRRLTGDTVDALTGAGMFRLLVPRRFGGDEVGLRTAVDVAAELAYGDPAASWVVMILGSADWITGLYPESAQREVYADGPDTRVCAVLTPHSTARPVDGGWLLNGSWAPASGCLHAQWAILGFPLSEQDGAGLALVPMRQLRRDDTWFTAGMRATGSNLLVGEDVFVPRHRVLPMKAAVAGEYPADRPDLARYRSAFMPTLATYMIGPYLGMASAALEYVTGQAGRRGISFTNYERQSDSTAFQLTVAEAAAKVDAVRLLAHNAADVVDGHAAGGTFPDYLTRARIRLHTGYAVRQCREAVDALISAYGASAMAESNPLQAYMRDIHAASRHAVANPAANAELFGRALLGVEPNITELI; from the coding sequence ATGTCCCTTGCCGACACAGAAATCCGGGGGAGCGAGGAGTCCATTGCGGACCGGGCAGGTGTGCTGCGCCCGGTGCTCGAACGCGACCGGGCGGCGGGTGACCGGCAACGCCGGCTCACCGGCGACACCGTGGACGCGCTGACCGGCGCCGGGATGTTCCGCCTGCTGGTTCCCCGCCGCTTCGGCGGTGACGAGGTCGGCCTGCGCACCGCGGTGGACGTCGCCGCCGAACTCGCGTACGGGGATCCGGCCGCGAGCTGGGTCGTGATGATCCTCGGCTCGGCGGACTGGATCACCGGGCTGTACCCCGAATCCGCGCAGCGCGAGGTGTACGCCGATGGCCCCGACACCCGGGTGTGCGCGGTCCTCACCCCGCACTCCACCGCACGGCCGGTCGACGGCGGCTGGCTGCTCAACGGCTCGTGGGCGCCCGCGTCGGGCTGCCTGCACGCGCAGTGGGCGATCCTCGGGTTCCCGCTGTCCGAACAGGACGGTGCGGGCCTGGCGCTGGTGCCGATGCGGCAGCTGCGCCGGGACGACACCTGGTTCACCGCCGGGATGCGGGCCACCGGCAGCAATCTGCTCGTCGGTGAGGACGTTTTTGTGCCACGGCACCGCGTGCTGCCGATGAAGGCCGCGGTCGCCGGTGAATACCCCGCTGACCGCCCCGACCTCGCGCGCTACCGATCGGCGTTCATGCCGACGCTGGCGACCTACATGATCGGCCCTTACCTCGGCATGGCATCGGCCGCGCTGGAGTACGTGACCGGACAGGCGGGCCGGCGCGGCATCTCCTTCACCAACTACGAACGGCAGTCGGACTCCACCGCGTTCCAGCTCACCGTGGCGGAAGCGGCCGCGAAGGTGGACGCCGTCCGGCTGCTGGCGCACAACGCGGCGGACGTCGTCGACGGTCATGCCGCCGGTGGCACCTTTCCCGACTACCTGACCCGCGCGCGGATCCGCCTGCACACCGGCTACGCGGTCCGGCAGTGCCGCGAGGCGGTCGATGCCCTGATCTCGGCCTACGGTGCCTCCGCCATGGCGGAATCCAACCCGCTGCAGGCGTACATGCGGGACATCCACGCGGCCAGCAGGCACGCGGTCGCGAACCCGGCGGCCAACGCCGAACTGTTCGGCCGCGCCCTGCTCGGCGTGGAACCGAACATCACCGAACTGATCTGA
- a CDS encoding isochorismate synthase MenF: MTTTAIPTHESTLYARTREIDEPDLLALLPSPHRVHSWVRQGEGIVGWGEAARVGTGGPERFEHAERGWRRLVERMEIDDQVGLPGTGPVAFASFGFGDDPGHSVLTVPSVLIGRRAGRAWITTIRSDDAVRADVPTPVTAPGTVRWRESRLPADRWREVVAEIVTHLRAGALDKVVLARDLLAEADEPIDPRFLLRRLASRHPDCWTFAVAGLVGATPELLLRRLDNQVTARVLAGSTWPGADEEPLRSAALREEHRFAVEPLLTSLVPHCTSIKADGPFVLSLPSIAHLATDVTGDLAPERATLLEMAGAVHPTAAVGGTPRTEAVRLIAAVEGGEGLDRGRYAGPVGWVDADGDGELGIALRCAQLSGRRARLFAGCGLIAQSDPDTELRETEAKFAAMRGVLDE; encoded by the coding sequence ATGACCACAACAGCGATCCCCACGCACGAATCCACCCTGTACGCACGCACCCGCGAGATAGACGAGCCGGACCTGCTGGCCCTGTTGCCCAGCCCGCACCGGGTGCACTCCTGGGTGCGGCAGGGGGAGGGCATCGTCGGCTGGGGTGAGGCCGCCCGCGTCGGTACCGGCGGGCCGGAGCGGTTCGAACACGCCGAGCGGGGGTGGCGGCGGCTCGTGGAACGCATGGAGATCGATGACCAGGTCGGCCTTCCCGGCACCGGGCCGGTGGCCTTCGCCAGCTTCGGTTTCGGCGACGATCCCGGGCACTCGGTGCTCACCGTGCCGAGTGTCCTCATCGGACGCCGGGCGGGCAGGGCCTGGATCACCACGATCCGCTCCGACGACGCCGTTCGCGCCGACGTCCCCACGCCGGTCACCGCACCGGGAACCGTGCGCTGGCGCGAATCCCGCCTCCCGGCGGACCGCTGGCGTGAGGTGGTCGCCGAGATCGTGACGCACCTGCGCGCCGGTGCGCTGGACAAGGTCGTGCTCGCGCGTGACCTGCTGGCCGAGGCCGATGAGCCGATCGATCCCCGCTTCCTGTTGCGGCGGCTGGCATCGCGTCATCCGGATTGCTGGACCTTCGCGGTGGCGGGCCTCGTCGGGGCCACGCCGGAACTGTTGTTGCGGCGACTGGACAACCAGGTGACCGCGCGGGTGCTCGCCGGCAGCACCTGGCCCGGCGCCGACGAAGAGCCGCTGCGCTCGGCGGCGTTGCGCGAGGAGCACCGGTTCGCGGTCGAGCCGCTGCTGACCTCGCTCGTTCCGCACTGCACGTCGATCAAGGCCGATGGTCCCTTTGTGCTGTCGCTGCCGTCGATCGCGCACCTGGCCACCGACGTGACCGGCGACCTCGCACCGGAGCGCGCCACCCTGCTGGAAATGGCCGGAGCGGTGCACCCGACCGCCGCCGTGGGCGGCACGCCGCGGACCGAGGCCGTCCGGCTGATCGCGGCGGTGGAAGGCGGTGAAGGACTCGACCGCGGCCGGTACGCCGGACCGGTCGGCTGGGTCGACGCCGACGGCGACGGTGAACTGGGGATCGCGCTGCGCTGCGCCCAGCTGTCCGGGAGGCGGGCGCGGCTGTTCGCCGGGTGCGGGCTGATCGCCCAGTCCGATCCGGACACCGAACTCCGGGAGACCGAAGCCAAGTTCGCCGCGATGCGCGGGGTGCTGGATGAGTGA